A genomic region of Alkalispirochaeta americana contains the following coding sequences:
- a CDS encoding response regulator: protein MARLLVVDNDPDILDLLRIGLESLGYQVRTADSGLAALRAIEEEIPDILITDLIMPNISGEKLLKIIHAVPEWADLKTIVISGVAAEAPELRKAVPCDIYIAKGPIASTLKYLQDSITHFEQMRTICEKGRVVGADEIHSRHITRELIDFKAETDKILDHITDGICRVDTSRTVIWMNVAFSNLLERPEELILGRDLETFLHPKTRQNFDSLLENQETLAVEVEVPLASGGTRLVRARRISAPPRGDCCTTLLWQDVTDRLLSEEYYENIVESTSSLICTTDQEGFINYVSRSCRRMIGRSPQEMLGRKPWDYVADSHRDQAREQFSEILAEFLAGETPETNLWEVPVVLPNGTEIIGEVHASPFRNRANRIMGIQLALTDITARRHLEDERQALLHEVQHRVRDNLQLVASLVRISHPLHVDTRIAAVSEVFDELYLEQSFSRIKARPLLERIICLGLTTPEYRVTADVSYHVEAEFLPMRSAVPLSLIITEIMERLIPERTRRIAITVSLVAREEQLVLTITGSCPADELSSPAGGSTNSMTWHEGCPDMLEVLASQLRGTCQENTLPEGLGFTVAFAEDLLVS, encoded by the coding sequence ATGGCACGCCTTCTCGTAGTCGATAACGACCCGGACATTCTTGATCTCTTGCGCATCGGCCTGGAATCACTGGGATACCAGGTTCGAACCGCCGACAGCGGTCTTGCCGCCCTCAGAGCGATTGAGGAAGAGATCCCCGATATCCTCATCACGGACCTGATCATGCCCAACATCAGCGGCGAGAAACTGCTGAAAATCATCCACGCCGTCCCGGAATGGGCCGATCTCAAGACCATCGTGATCTCCGGCGTGGCAGCGGAGGCTCCGGAACTTCGCAAGGCCGTGCCCTGCGACATCTATATCGCCAAAGGGCCCATCGCCAGCACCCTGAAATACCTCCAGGACTCCATTACCCATTTTGAGCAGATGCGAACCATCTGCGAGAAGGGTCGCGTTGTGGGAGCCGATGAGATCCATTCGCGCCACATCACCCGGGAACTGATCGATTTCAAGGCTGAGACAGACAAGATTCTGGATCATATTACTGACGGTATCTGCCGGGTCGATACATCCCGGACGGTGATATGGATGAACGTTGCCTTCAGCAATCTTCTGGAGAGACCGGAAGAGCTCATCCTGGGGCGCGATCTGGAGACCTTCCTCCACCCCAAGACCCGCCAAAATTTTGACTCTCTCCTGGAGAACCAGGAGACCCTGGCTGTAGAGGTGGAGGTTCCCCTTGCATCGGGAGGCACCAGGCTTGTGCGGGCCCGAAGAATATCCGCTCCTCCCCGGGGGGATTGTTGCACCACTCTACTCTGGCAGGACGTAACGGACCGGCTCCTGTCAGAGGAATACTACGAGAACATCGTGGAGAGCACGAGCAGCCTGATCTGCACCACCGACCAGGAGGGGTTTATCAACTACGTGAGCCGCTCCTGCCGACGCATGATAGGACGATCCCCCCAGGAAATGCTCGGCCGCAAACCCTGGGATTACGTTGCCGATTCCCACCGGGATCAGGCCCGGGAACAGTTCTCGGAGATTCTGGCGGAGTTCCTCGCGGGGGAAACCCCCGAGACAAATCTCTGGGAGGTTCCCGTGGTGTTACCCAACGGCACCGAGATCATTGGGGAGGTCCATGCCAGCCCTTTTCGGAACAGGGCCAACCGGATCATGGGAATCCAGTTGGCCCTCACAGACATCACAGCCCGGCGACACCTGGAAGACGAACGCCAGGCTCTGCTCCACGAGGTACAGCATCGGGTTCGGGACAATCTCCAGCTGGTGGCAAGCCTGGTCCGCATCAGCCACCCCCTTCACGTGGACACCAGGATCGCTGCGGTGAGCGAGGTCTTTGACGAGCTCTACCTGGAGCAATCATTTTCCCGAATCAAGGCCCGGCCCCTGCTTGAACGGATCATCTGCCTGGGTCTCACCACCCCGGAATACCGGGTAACCGCCGATGTTTCCTATCACGTGGAGGCAGAATTTTTGCCCATGCGCTCGGCCGTTCCTCTTTCGCTGATCATTACCGAAATCATGGAACGCCTGATACCGGAACGAACAAGACGCATCGCCATCACCGTCTCTCTGGTCGCCCGGGAGGAGCAGCTGGTCCTCACAATCACCGGAAGCTGTCCGGCCGATGAACTCTCATCACCGGCAGGGGGCTCCACGAACAGTATGACCTGGCACGAGGGCTGTCCCGATATGCTGGAGGTCCTGGCAAGTCAACTGCGAGGCACCTGCCAGGAGAACACTCTCCCCGAGGGGCTAGGTTTCACCGTGGCCTTCGCCGAGGATCTTCTGGTATCGTAG
- a CDS encoding AMP-binding protein has product MSNQPIITEPAPLGEILQEVARKLKRKEAIRFANRRISYGELDKSANRVANGLKKLGIKPGDRVALMLPNIPEFIYCFYGIQKLGATAVPFNAMYKGREIAYILNDCGARAIILLANFVSLLDEIRDEVPALEQVILAGQRTLVFVSPEATVNVQFVVEKSRFTDGDEAFRRVGEMLEKTLHDLGAHEAWYKHRGSIRARGRKLATILVSEIENLYVINTVCFLGPLKTEDFFKVIWVTPEVKDKVVEPLTSVEELTGKRPSLESFRDAFAARLEESFGETVEPGDLKRDELFGYEKTRALAYRK; this is encoded by the coding sequence ATGTCTAACCAGCCAATCATAACAGAACCCGCACCATTGGGAGAAATTCTCCAGGAAGTTGCCAGAAAACTGAAGCGCAAGGAAGCGATCCGCTTTGCAAACCGGCGAATCTCCTACGGCGAACTCGACAAGAGCGCCAACCGTGTGGCGAACGGCCTGAAAAAACTGGGGATCAAGCCGGGAGACCGGGTGGCCCTGATGCTCCCCAATATTCCGGAGTTCATCTACTGCTTCTACGGAATCCAGAAACTGGGGGCCACGGCCGTTCCCTTTAATGCCATGTACAAAGGACGGGAGATCGCCTATATCCTGAACGACTGCGGTGCCAGAGCGATCATCCTTCTGGCCAACTTTGTCAGTCTTCTCGACGAGATCCGTGACGAGGTTCCCGCCCTGGAACAGGTAATTCTGGCGGGCCAGCGGACGCTGGTCTTTGTCAGCCCCGAGGCAACGGTAAACGTTCAGTTCGTGGTGGAAAAAAGCCGTTTCACCGACGGAGACGAGGCGTTTCGCAGGGTGGGAGAGATGCTGGAGAAAACCCTCCATGACTTGGGCGCCCATGAGGCCTGGTACAAGCACCGGGGCAGCATCCGTGCCCGGGGCAGAAAACTGGCCACCATCCTGGTCTCGGAGATCGAAAATCTCTACGTAATCAACACAGTCTGCTTCCTGGGCCCCTTGAAGACAGAGGATTTTTTCAAGGTCATTTGGGTAACACCCGAGGTCAAGGATAAAGTGGTGGAGCCCCTGACCAGCGTAGAGGAGCTCACGGGAAAACGGCCCTCCCTGGAGTCGTTTCGCGATGCCTTTGCGGCACGCCTGGAGGAGTCCTTTGGCGAAACCGTGGAACCGGGCGATCTGAAGCGGGACGAGCTCTTTGGCTACGAAAAGACCCGGGCCCTGGCCTACCGAAAATAA